A segment of the Macrobrachium nipponense isolate FS-2020 chromosome 1, ASM1510439v2, whole genome shotgun sequence genome:
ggtacaatatatatataaaaaagcaagaatacacgaaagcgctaggtactgctgattttcattttttcctgctggctcttgaataataacaatcttcacgtgttacttttgatcgtataaacatatatatatatatatatatatatatatatatatattatatatattatatatattataatatatatatgtatataattatatatatatatatatatatatatatcaaatatatatacatcatttatatatatatacatacaatacatacattttccaatgtggaatacaactgagttactatatcttcgtgcctaagatgattaccagtactatatatatatatatatatatatatatatatatatatatatatatatatctatatatatattattatatatatatatatatatatatattatagatatatatatatatatatatatatatatatatatatatatatatatataatatatatatatatatctatatagatatatatatatatatatatatatatatatatatctatatatatatatattatatatatatatatatatatatatatatatatatatatatatgtatatatatatatattatatatatatatatatatatatatatatatatatatatatatatgatatagatatatatgtatatatatatatatatatatatatatatatatatatatatatatatatatatatatatgatatatatatatatatgtatatatatgtatgtattatatgtatgtatatgtatatatgtatatgtatatatgtatatatatatatatatatatatatatatatatatatatatatatatatataagtatgtccTGAAAATGTTTCAGGACATACTTATAGCATCCAGCCAATATTTTAAGACATAGTACATGCAACACCTATAGCATGTTTAAGTCATAAGTGTAACATCTCGAATGCAGTAAGAAACTACTGAATAATCAGAAAGGGCATTCATGTTGTACAAttatttcatgtatatgtatgtatatatatatatcatatatatagtatgtatatatatatatatatatatatatattatatatatatatatatatatatatatatatatatatatatatatatatatatatatatatatatatatatatatatatatatatatatatatatatatatatatatacatgaaataattGTACAACATGAATGCCCTTTCTGATTATTCAATAGTTTCTTACTGCATTGGAGGATGTTACACGTATGACTTAAAGCATGCTATAGGTGTTGCATGTATGTCTTAAAATATTGGCTGGACGCTATAAGTATGTCCTGAAACATTTTCATGCAAGATTTTAGTGGTTTTGTTACTCTTCAAATGAAAAATTAGTATATAGCGCtgttaaccttaaatgaaaaatgaatgatgtACTATATAGTGGTATGGGATATTTTGAACTTACTCATAGACAGGAATAGCAACATCATCCAAGAACTGCAACTGGAGCTCAGGAATGAAGGCCTTTTCACGATCCatcatttccattggcatatTGCCCATAGCTTTCTCTAAGTCTCCTTGGGTGAAAAATTCTTTGTATATCAATTCAGCCACATGTTTCGAAGAGTGCCAGTCCTGCAATATATAATGGTATGGCTATAGTATCAGGATTCTTGGAAAATCACAATGCCATCTGTTTTGATTCCATTGCAGTAGAATTCTAACATTttgacaatacaagaaaacaaaatagtacagtattttatttgagcaatttgtgtaatatttttttaccttGGTCTGGTCTGACAGATCAGCTGCAGTCATTAAAAGGCAAATTAGTAGTTCATGATGCCTAGGGCTATTGGGATCGTAGCCACTTTCTGCCACCTCACGAAGTTCTGATACCAGACGTAAATGGTGTGCCAGGTCAGTTGCTGTAAAGTGGATAAAATGATTTTGTTATGCTTTGCTAGCAATGTAATGAGGTACTGTATAATCAAGGTAACCTACaactttatgaataataataataataataataataataataataataataataataataatataataataataataataacaataataataataataataataataataataataataataatacatgatacTCATGTAATTTGATTATTGAACTAAAAGACCTGACTTGAAAATTACAGACTTGCTTTTCCTGTATTTTAACAAAGCTATGTTTACCAGTATATATCAGGAAAGTTACAATCACTGTACTTGGTTCAAAATACGTAGCAGCAGTAAGGCGAACTTTCAGGCaataactcgcgaagcttcaagttaaatcACCAAAGggtcttccaacatcaaactgtTAATAGTAAGACAAACGATACAATACGAAATGATTCTTTATAGC
Coding sequences within it:
- the LOC135219420 gene encoding cGMP-dependent 3',5'-cyclic phosphodiesterase-like; translated protein: MTAADLSDQTKDWHSSKHVAELIYKEFFTQGDLEKAMGNMPMEMMDREKAFIPELQLQFLDDVAIPVYEIVAKMFPGAQDPYNNIKARRRNWARLRDVYKKRKPESTSSLEVFEDDSLEDELIKDES